Proteins from a genomic interval of Medicago truncatula cultivar Jemalong A17 chromosome 3, MtrunA17r5.0-ANR, whole genome shotgun sequence:
- the LOC11440461 gene encoding peroxidase P7, with protein MAPLNCSRLTMISLVLSVLIIGSANAQLSTNFYSKTCPKLSTTVKSTLQTAISKEARMGASILRLFFHDCFVNGCDGSILLDDTSSFTGEKNANPNRNSARGFDVIDNIKTAVENVCPGVVSCADILAIAAADSVAILGGPTWNVKLGRRDAKTASQSAANTAIPAPTSNLNTLTSMFSAVGLSSKDLVTLSGAHTIGQARCTNFRARIYNETNINAAFASTRQSNCPKASGSGDNNLAPLDLQTPSSFDNNYFKNLVQNKGLLHSDQQLFNGGSTNSIVSGYSTSPSSFSSDFAAAMIKMGNIKPLTGSNGEIRKNCRKTN; from the exons ATGGCTCCTTTAAATTGTTCTAGATTAACCATGATCAGTTTAGTTCTATCTGTTCTCATAATAGGGAGTGCCAATGCACAACTTTCTACAAACTTTTACTCAAAAACTTGTCCCAAACTCTCTACCACAGTGAAATCCACACTGCAAACTGCCATATCAAAGGAGGCCCGAATGGGTGCCTCTATCCTCCGCTTGTTCTTCCACGATTGCTTTGTCAAT GGATGTGATGGATCAATTCTCTTAGATGACACATCAAGCTTTACCGGTGAGAAGAATGCAAATCCAAATAGAAACTCCGCTCGTGGATTTGATGTCATCGACAACATAAAGACAGCCGTAGAGAACGTATGCCCCGGAGTTGTATCATGTGCTGATATCCTAGCCATTGCTGCCGCAGACTCTGTTGCAATT CTTGGAGGTCCAACCTGGAATGTAAAACTTGGAAGAAGAGATGCTAAAACGGCTAGTCAATCCGCTGCTAACACTGCCATCCCGGCACCAACTTCCAACCTCAATACACTCACCTCAATGTTTAGCGCCGTTGGTCTTTCTAGCAAAGATTTGGTCACATTGTCAG GTGCACACACAATTGGACAAGCAAGGTGTACAAATTTTAGGGCACGAATCTACAACGAGACCAACATAAATGCTGCATTTGCTAGCACGAGGCAATCAAATTGCCCAAAGGCATCAGGATCAGGTGACAACAATTTGGCACCTCTTGATCTTCAGACTCCTAGTTCTTTTGACAACAACTACTTCAAGAACCTTGTTCAGAACAAGGGTCTTCTCCATTCAGACCAACAACTTTTTAACGGCGGGTCCACCAACTCAATAGTGAGTGGTTATAGTACTAGCCCAAGCTCTTTTTCCTCTGATTTTGCCGCTGCTATGATCAAGATGGGAAATATTAAACCTCTCACCGGATCAAATGGAGAGATTAGGAAGAACTGTAGAAAAACCAACtaa
- the LOC11418508 gene encoding peroxidase P7, whose protein sequence is MAPLSCSRITMFSLVLFVLIIGSVNAQLSTNFYSKTCPKLSSIVQRQVQSAISKEARIGASILRLFFHDCFVNGCDGSILLDDTSNFTGEKNALPNKNSVRGFDVIDNIKTAVENVCPGVVSCADILAIAATDSVAILGGPTWNVKLGRRDATTASQSDANTAIPRPTSNLNILTSMFKNVGLSTKDLVALSGAHTIGQARCTTFRVRIYNETNIDTSFASTRQSNCPKTSGSGDNNLAPLDLHTPTSFDNCYYRNLVQNKGLLHSDQQLFNGGSTNSIVSGYFNNQNSFFSDFATAMIKMGDIKPLTGSNGEIRKNCRKPN, encoded by the exons ATGGCTCCTTTAAGTTGTTCTAGAATAACAATGTTCAGTTTGGTTCTATTTGTCCTCATAATAGGGAGTGTCAATGCACAACTCTCTACAAACTTTTACTCAAAAACTTGTCCCAAACTCTCTTCCATTGTCCAACGTCAAGTGCAATCCGCCATATCAAAGGAGGCACGAATTGGTGCTTCTATCCTCCGCTTGTTCTTCCACGATTGCTTTGTCAAT GGGTGCGATGGGTCAATTCTACTAGATGACACATCAAACTTTACCGGAGAGAAGAACGCACTCCCGAATAAGAACTCTGTTCGAGGATTCGATGTCATTGACAACATAAAGACGGCGGTAGAGAACGTATGCCCCGGAGTTGTATCATGTGCTGATATCCTTGCCATTGCTGCCACAGACTCCGTTGCAATT CTTGGTGGCCCAACCTGGAATGTAAAACTTGGAAGAAGAGATGCCACAACTGCTAGTCAATCTGATGCGAACACTGCCATCCCAAGACCAACTTCCAACCTTAATATACTCACCTCAATGTTTAAGAATGTTGGTCTTTCCACCAAGGACTTAGTCGCATTGTCAG GTGCTCACACAATTGGACAAGCAAGGTGCACAACATTTAGGGTACGAATCTACAATGAGACCAACATAGATACTTCTTTTGCTAGCACAAGGCAATCTAATTGCCCAAAGACATCAGGATCAGGGGACAACAATTTGGCACCTCTTGATCTCCATACTCCCACTTCTTTTGACAACTGCTACTACAGGAACCTTGTTCAAAACAAGGGTCTTCTTCATTCAGACCAACAACTTTTCAACGGCGGGTCCACTAACTCAATAGTGAGTGGCTATTTTAATAATCAAAACTCTTTTTTCTCTGATTTTGCCACTGCTATGATCAAGATGGGAGATATTAAGCCACTCACTGGATCAAATGGAGAGATTAGAAAGAACTGCAGAAAACCCAACTAA